A genomic segment from Pleurodeles waltl isolate 20211129_DDA chromosome 9, aPleWal1.hap1.20221129, whole genome shotgun sequence encodes:
- the LOC138259485 gene encoding uncharacterized protein isoform X1: MSENTCVDELPDGAKKNCELFSVWGITEENACVAKMPDVVLRNNSRCIYVENVCFGSNDDRKVWIPLSAYREMQEKCRKLEHENRNLREQISQDTIIQNKTESYKRAVFEESFLSHSSNEGVKTAPSCIEFPCEPGFLAAKVHSLTDNRDERPECDLRVTLQNAQVKRRILEQDTPSFISLFDFWKKNSSHLREILTLLYMVTVKNNKQLRACDLANEIMQTLGFCAVQEGNTYVHLNHEQGKKIVPLARIIQWIWYLQDRARVPQIKELSMKLCAPFEFVSTEDKKHVCFIDDSLTEMLFSGTVEGTELYNVCQILKQELREMCHFYADFWFFDNVLAPNWFNYLADVNEKNAEREVFTQNSALVGMAMWVHQKCEKATYRWAEMREMHIPLDLIKTVQHAQKQSVMQAVRAVGERKVARTEMAN, from the coding sequence atgtctgagaatacatgtgttgatgaactgcctgatggtgctaagaaaaactgtgaattgttttctgtttggggaattacagaagaaaatgcatgtgtagctaaaatgcctgatgttgttttgagaaataattcccgttgtatatatgtagaaaacgtgtgttttggaagtaatgatgacagaaaggtctggatacctttatctgcttacagagaaatgcaggagaaatgtaggaagttggaacatgaaaataggaatttacgtgagcaaattagccaggatacaataattcaaaataagacggaaagttataaaagggctgtttttgaagaatctttcttgtcccattccagtaatgagggggttaagacagctccgagctgcattgagtttccgtgtgagccagggtttttggcagccaaagtgcattccttaactgataacagggacgagagaccagaatgtgatttacgagttacgttgcaaaatgcacaagtaaaacgaaggattttagagcaagacaccccgagtttcattagcttgtttgatttttggaaaaagaatagctctcatttgagagaaatcctaacacttttgtatatggtcactgtgaaaaataataagcaactgcgcgcgtgtgatttggcaaatgaaataatgcagactttaggtttctgcgcagtgcaagaaggaaatacttatgtacatttaaatcatgaacaaggaaagaaaatagtgcccctagctagaatcatacaatggatctggtacttgcaagacagggctagagtaccacagataaaagaattatcaatgaaattgtgtgcaccatttgaattcgtgtccactgaagataaaaagcatgtttgttttattgatgattcattgactgaaatgttgttttctggcacagtagaaggaacagagttgtataatgtgtgtcagattttaaagcaagagctacgtgagatgtgtcatttttacgctgatttttggttctttgataatgttttagcacctaactggttcaattaccttgcagatgttaatgagaaaaatgcagagagagaagtgttcacccagaattctgccttagtggggatggctatgtgggtgcaccagaaatgtgaaaaagccacttacaggtgggcagagatgagagagatgcacattcccctagatttgataaaaactgtgcagcatgcacaaaagcaatctgtcatgcaagcagtcagagcagttggggagaggaaagttgccagaacagaaatggcaaattga
- the LOC138259485 gene encoding uncharacterized protein isoform X2 — translation MSENTCVDELPDGAKKNCELFSVWGITEENACVAKMPDVVLRNNSRCIYVENVCFGSNDDRKVWIPLSAYREMQEKCRKLEHENRNLREQISQDTIIQNKTESYKRAVFEESFLSHSSNEGVKTAPSCIEFPCEPGFLAAKVHSLTDNRDERPECDLRVTLQNAQVKRRILEQDTPSFISLFDFWKKNSSHLREILTLLYMVTVKNNKQLRACDLANEIMQTLGFCAVQEGNTYVHLNHEQGKKIVPLARIIQWIWYLQDRARVPQIKELSMKLCAPFEFVSTEDKKHVCFIDDSLTEMLFSGTVEGTELYNVCQILKQELREMCHFYADFWFFDNVLAPNWFNYLADVNEKNAEREVFTQNSALVGMAMWVHQKCEKATYRSDHVSPLSLSVLCGPPSGVCVWGRGRDRIPNLNLAE, via the exons atgtctgagaatacatgtgttgatgaactgcctgatggtgctaagaaaaactgtgaattgttttctgtttggggaattacagaagaaaatgcatgtgtagctaaaatgcctgatgttgttttgagaaataattcccgttgtatatatgtagaaaacgtgtgttttggaagtaatgatgacagaaaggtctggatacctttatctgcttacagagaaatgcaggagaaatgtaggaagttggaacatgaaaataggaatttacgtgagcaaattagccaggatacaataattcaaaataagacggaaagttataaaagggctgtttttgaagaatctttcttgtcccattccagtaatgagggggttaagacagctccgagctgcattgagtttccgtgtgagccagggtttttggcagccaaagtgcattccttaactgataacagggacgagagaccagaatgtgatttacgagttacgttgcaaaatgcacaagtaaaacgaaggattttagagcaagacaccccgagtttcattagcttgtttgatttttggaaaaagaatagctctcatttgagagaaatcctaacacttttgtatatggtcactgtgaaaaataataagcaactgcgcgcgtgtgatttggcaaatgaaataatgcagactttaggtttctgcgcagtgcaagaaggaaatacttatgtacatttaaatcatgaacaaggaaagaaaatagtgcccctagctagaatcatacaatggatctggtacttgcaagacagggctagagtaccacagataaaagaattatcaatgaaattgtgtgcaccatttgaattcgtgtccactgaagataaaaagcatgtttgttttattgatgattcattgactgaaatgttgttttctggcacagtagaaggaacagagttgtataatgtgtgtcagattttaaagcaagagctacgtgagatgtgtcatttttacgctgatttttggttctttgataatgttttagcacctaactggttcaattaccttgcagatgttaatgagaaaaatgcagagagagaagtgttcacccagaattctgccttagtggggatggctatgtgggtgcaccagaaatgtgaaaaagccacttacag atccgaccacgtttcgccactgtccctgagtgtgctgtgtggtcccccttccggtgtgtgcgtgtggggtcggggaagggaccgaatccccaacctgaacctggctgagtaa